ACACCATTTGTAGACAATTCGTCACCCGGCATGTTTGAGCCGTAGTGATGAGCGAGAACCTGTGACGGAAATCGTGCAATCTCAGAGAAGAATGCAGGCGACCAGCCAAGCGGATGCCAAGCCTGTGTTGCAGCTTCAATGCCCGAAGAAACGGAACCATAGGTCAGCATCGTTCCTTCCCCGCAGCTTCATAGCCCCAGGCATCCCAACCCGGACGCGGATCGCGACAGAACATCTCCAACTTTGGCAAGTCCGGGTAAATCCGTTCGAGCTGCTCAGCGAACCAAGCAGGCTTCTCGGAATGACGCCTTTTCTTTTGGGTATAGAGACTGGGTGCAGCATCGCCCAACTCAGGCGAAAATCCTTTGCCGCGCTTGGCTATTAACAAGCTTTCATGCTGATCACGAACCTGATAGCCGGTGCCGATATTGACCTTGTTCCAGATTTGCTCTGAGACGTATTCAAAGCCCCAAGCTGGGAGCAGTTCATTGATGGCGCGGCCTTTCATAGGCGTTGTCACCCAGAGATAAAGCATTGCGTCTGGGGTGGCTGGATCGCCTATTTCTTTGAACAGCCGACAGATCGCGTCAAATTCCATCGTCGGATAATGGTTTTCCGCGCCCTTCTCGCCCCCGGTAATTTCCGAATGAGTTTCAAACTTCCACGGCGGATCGGCATAGATGATCGGATAGAGCTTCTGGATAATGCCGGGCGCAGTTTCTCTGCCCCGCTTTGCGATCTCAGCTGCGATTGTCATGCGCACTGCGTGTTTGACCTTTTGTGTATGCGCACGAGCTTGCTTGCTCTCAGCTGCAACCCGCTTATCCTCAGCTTTCAACCCCTCAATGAGGGCGATCTGGGCAACGTCACTGGGGAGCTTTTTGAGCTTATCGAGCGTGGTTCCGTTATCAAAACGGGTGCCGCGTAAGAGACGAAGCGCAGCTTCACAAATCTTTTCGCCGCGATCGGCATCCCGCCTGATTGCACGCTCAGATTTCCCAGATAGTTCCGCTGTCGCCGCGACAAAACTCTTTCGTTCTTGCCGGTCGATCAAGTGGCCAACTTGTCCACTTGATTTCCTGTCACCGCCGTGCGCAGTTTCAGGATATTTCTCCAGATACAATTCCTTACGGCGGAATGTGAAGACGGCACGATCAGCAGGCGACAATTCAGAACGAGCGAGATTTTCATCGATTTCCCACAACTCGGAATCAAGCTTGCTTTCATCACGAATAAAGCCCGGAACCTCCAGCCAGCCCAACTCCCGGGCAGCTTCCAGACGGTGGGCACCCGCAGATAGTACAAACGGCAAACCGTCCTCACCAACCCGAACCGTGATCGGCGTGCGCATACCCAGTTCGGCAAAGGATTGCTTGAGTGCTTCAACCTTGGATGCATCGACCTCGCGCAAGCGGTCGCGAACATCGATATCGGCAATCTTGATATGGACAGGTGCATCCATGTCAGCGCCCTTCCGCCAGATAAATGGCTATAAAAAATGGAGAAGCCGCCATCAGATTGATCAGGACAGCGACGATGACGGGGATAAGAAAATCGTGCTTAAGCAGGCCCTTGATCATTGCCGCACCGCCCGGAGGGGTTCCAACCCTTCAAGCTTGCGCAACTCGTCCACCAGTTTCCGCACCCGGCGGCGAGGAATGGGACGCCATTGACCGCCGTTCTGCGAGTAATGACAGCGCCAGCCCTGCATGCGCAGGCGGATACCAAAGCGATGCAGATAGCAATTGAAGTATTCAAAGCTCCCGCTTACTTCCGGCTCGAACCGGCGAGGAGCGCCATTGTCAGCGATCCATTGATCAACAAGGCTTGAGACGGAAACCATCGTTAAGCCCCCACCTTGCGCAGCAGGTCTTCGAGCGCCCGCATTGCCTCGCGCGCTTCCTTGGCGATGGTCTTGCGTTCACCAGCATCGATACGACCATCTGCCAGAGCTGCAAGAACAGCCTGCGAAACGTCCATCGTTTCAGACATGACGCGGTGCGCATCCATTGCCGTCAGCGGCGCGTGATCACCGTCAATCACAGCATTGGCAGCAACCAGTTCATAACCAAGCAGTTCCGCAGCTTGCTTAATGATCGTCGGGGATTTCGCTTTGCGATCAACCTCGATAGCAACATCAAGCGGCATGAAACTGTCGTGATGCTCATCATTGAATGATGCGTACTTGGAAAGCGTCGAAGTGCCGACGCGGGTAAATGGCAGAATGCAGCTAATGCCGCCTGCCAAAGCATAAGCGCCATCGGTGGCAGACTTAAGCGAACGCTGTTCTTGCTCGGAAATAGTGCGCACGAAACACCCCCCCTGAAAATTTCAAGGAAAAAAAGTCGTCAAAGGATTCGGTGAAACTCTCAGGTCGCGCCGTTAAAGCTTGACCATCTACTCGAAACGAGGCGGACCACAGGTCCAACGCTTATGAAAGGATACGAATGATGGTTTCATGGCGCCGCCACCAAATCGGAACTTGCGGTCGGGGCGCGCTGCGCAGCATTGACACAGCGCGCCCCCGCTTCGTCACTGGGGAGGTCAGCGGACGAAACAAAGCCAGTCACACACTCCAAGGTGTCCGAACGATCTGCGGAAGAAACAGACACCCCAGCAGTGTTACCCACCGAAGTGAGAAGTCCGTCAGGCTGACTGCCAAACACATCGGGCCGCAACAAATGGCGGGATACACCCGTAAAGCGCTCAACCTCAAGCACGCGCTCTGGAGGAACGACGTTCCATTGATTCACTGCTTGCGGCGTAATCCGGAGGGCACGAGCCAAGGAACTCGCGCCACCCGCCTTTGATTTTGCGACCTCTAGGGCCTGATGCATTTCATCTTTGTCAGCCATGCTTGTTTTAAAGCATAGCTTTCATTTTCTTGCAAGCAATTCTTCCATGGACGAAATCATGCTGTTTACGTCACATCCTCACATGAACGAAACTCAATTAGCTCAAAGAATTGGTACCGCTATTCGTACCGCTAGACGGCAACGCGGCTTGGTAATGCGCGACATTGCGCAAGCCGCGGGCGTTAGCACGGGGGCTGTAGGTAACTGGGAGCGAGGTGCAAATACGCTCTCTATGGAGAACTTGCAGGCGGTTTCGGCGTTCCTAGGGATCGACCCCATTGCCTTAAGCAGAGGTGAAGTAAAATTCCTGACAGAGAATCACGCCATATCTGATGCAGAAATAATCACGGATATTGGGCACATAGACACCGGACCACTAGATGTTGAGATTCTAGGAGTAGCTGTTGGCGGCGATGACGGCGATTTCACACTAAACGGTGAAGTAGCGGGCTACGCCCGGCGACCAGCTGGAATTGCCCATCTGCGCAAAGTCTTCGCACTACATGTTCTTAGCGATAGCATGGTCCCCCGCTACGAACCGGGGGAACTGCTTTATTGCGGCGGTCGCGATGCTGTCGCAGGAGATGACGTAGTCATTGAAATGTTTCCTACCGACGACGAGACTGTAGGCAAAGCCTACATTAAAAGACTGATAAAAAGGACGAAAACCGAGATTCTCTGCAAGCAATACAACCCTGCTCAAGAACTCAGTTTTGATCCATATGCCATAAAGAATATGTGGCGAGTAATACCTACGCGCGAGCTTCTCGGCTATTGATTTGATAGGCTTCTGCGTAAATTCGGGCGTTGTTCGTGGCGAATCTAGGGCTGAGAATCAAACTTCTCCCCGGCAACCCTTCATCTCTGCATCCCGTACAAAACAGCTTTAATCCGAGCTGACGTATCGTCGTCTGCTTGGTGACGCCAGCACGATACAAATCGTGCGGCTTACGCCATCTAATACGCCCACAGTCCGCACATTCAATCTCTATAACCAACGTGGACTCTACGGTTGGCTCTTGGACACAAGACATTACTCAAACCACCCTGTTCTAATTTTGTTCTCAATATTGATTCTTTTTTTCGCATTGTCGAATCGAATCTCACTTCTATTTTTTAAAGTATCGCTTGCATTTTATTTGAAAGCAGTGCTTTACTTTTGCGAGCCGCCGAAACAGATCGGTTAGCGCAGAAACGGAGCGAGACTGATGATTAGATTTGAACCGATGAAGCCAACCCCTAGCTACTCCCTCTCTTGCCGTGACAATGTCATTGTCAAAATGGCAGACACGATGCGCGTGCTGGCATTTTCTGGCGACAACGTTTCCCCTGAAACACTTGCGCACCACGGCTTTTCCGGTGATGTGGTCGACCGTTTCGGTGCTCGCGCAGCTGCGCTTGCACGCCGCCTATCGGTTCGTCAGGTTGCCAGCCATGTATAACGAAATCCGTTTCCAAACTGAGGTTGATGGCGGATTTCATCTTCCTACCGCTTACAAAGCACATGCACGCCAGCTCGATCATATGGTCGCGATTGCCACGCTGATTGCAGGCAGCGTATGTGCGGCGATCTTGGCTGTAAGCATTTTCGGCTGATCGCACCAATTGTCCGCAGGCGGGCCAAATCCAGCAACTCTGCAATTGATTGCGGATGACGCCCGACAAGCAGTGCTCGACACATTTCACGAGCAATGGCGAGAAGTACGGACAATCGGATTTCCCCCAGACGAAACCTTTGACGCACTCATTGACGGGCTTCTACGGGCGACAGCCGACCTGATTACACACACCGCCGCGCCGGAAAGGCGCGAGGCAATCCCGCGCATAGCGGCAGAGCGATTAATTCAAGTATTTCGATTAGCCCGCGAGAGGGAGCACCATGAAAAATCGTGAGAAGAATTTGTATGCGCATTTTCGCGCCGAGATACTATGGATGGTGCAGCCGATCCTTTCGAGGCAGCGCAAGGATACGCGCTTCTTTGATCAGAACCTAATCATTGAGCCTTGCGACCTAGGTGGCTGCATCATCGCAGCAGTGTCAGGAACAGCCATGGCAGTGTTCCGCGATCCGGAAGGCTATTGCAAAGAGGCCATGAGCGTTCTTGTTCCTGAGGATGCATTCGATCATTGCAAGCCACATGTGTCAGTCGCAATGAATTACTGCGGACAGCAGTATTCCCCGGCGCTTCCTGAGTGGGCTCAGGCGGGCAACGTCGTTATGCATTCTGCGGGCATGTTTGTCGGCACGCAAATGCGCCATCCCGACTGGATGACTGAAGATGATGAATTTTACCCTTGCCTGTATCAACGCACATCGGCAGGAAACTCTGTTGAAATCGGCGTGGATTATAAGGCTGACGCAGGCAGCGCCGTAGAATGGCGCGCAGTGATCAGCAAATCCATCGAGTTAGCCAATCGGAAAGAAAGCTTAATTGGCATAGCGCCGGGCGTAGTCGGCCTATTTGATCGCATCCACAACACGATCACGGAAAAGCACCAGGACGGCACTCACTTTTATGCCCGACAAACGCTTGATAGCGAAACCGGTGACGCCCCGATTGTGCTGCGAATTAGCGACTGTTCAGATTTCGTAGGCGTCATGATGCCGATGAGGCTTCCAAAGGAGCCCGAACTTCATTTGCCGGAATGGCTTACTGCGACATTTCCCGAAACGCAGGGAGGCGTCCAATGAGCGATCGTAAGGAAATCCAAGCCCTTCATGCCGCCATCAGCCGCCGCGATTGGCATGCCGTTGAAGTGGCGGCCAATGTTATTCGCGATCAGGAAGCCAGAAGAGATGTGCCTGAACCACGCCTCGACGGTCTACCTATCAACTGCCAGCATATTACAGTGCGCGTGCCAGATGATCACGATCATTCCCAGCCAATCCCGCTGCGTATTCGGGTAGATAACGAAAACCCGAATTGCTTTGCCACATCGGACGGCAAGCGCATTTTTTATGAACGCCAGTGGGCCGAGAAATCGATGCTCATGGATACCGAAGAATATCAGGAAAGGTCACGCCGTAGGATGCTGGCGGGCCGATTGACTAAGGCGGAAATCGTAGAAAATTACGCTGGATGGGTGACATGTTCCGGAGATGAAGACGACTATTTTGATAGTATTGATGCGCTGATTGAACACTACACAGATCGCATCGCTAACGATAAATCTGACGACAACGAGCCGACCGAGGAAGAGATTAAACAATCCCTGCCCGCTTGGGTTTATTGCACCACAGAGGACGCATTCATCTTTGATCTTGAGGGAGCCCTCGATTGCTACCTTGCTGACAATCATCACGAAGATGCACGCGATCTTATCAAGGATTACGATTGGCTTAGGGAGTTTTGGAAGTTCTGGAGTTCCAAGCAATCAGGCGTGTTTTCCTACTGCATCGACTATTCCCGAATTGTCGTCATAGATCGCGAACGCTTCGATGCAGAGATGGAACAGGCGAAAGCAATCGTTGCCGAGGTGGCGACATGAAGCCGATTATTGATATGTGCTGCGGCCCTCGCATGTTCTGGTTCGACAAGAAGGACGACCGCGCTGTCTTCGGCGATATTCGTGAAGAAAGCCACGTCCTTTGCGACGGCCGCGAGCTGATCATTTCGCCAGACCGCATTATGGACTTCCGCAACCTGCCATTTGACGACGAGACATTCAGTCTTGCCGTCTTTGATCCGCCGCATCTGGTCAACGCAGGTGAGAGAAGCTGGTTACGCGCGAAATATGGTGCATTGAACCGTGAAACGTGGCGCGAGGATCTGCGGCAGGGATTTGCCGAGGCTTTCCGCGTCCTGAAACCACACGGCACACTGATTTTCAAATGGAATGAAACGCAGATCAAAGTGCGGGAAATCCTCGCTCTCACCGATGTGCAGCCAGTCGTCGGACACGTCTCCGGCAAGCAGGCGAACACCCACTGGATCTGTTTCCTCAAGCCCACCTGCCCGAATGGAGGTAGCGATGCTGACGCTTAAGCCTTGCCCGTTTTGTGGCAGCACCGCTAGTCACAGCCAGTTCACTGGCAACGGGTTCACGTTACCGCGCGTAAAATATACCGAAGTTCGCTGCGATAAATGCCACATCACCACGGAACCGCAACAACTCTTGTTCCCTGACAAAGATAAGGCATTGGCAGCTTGGAACACCCGCCCCGCCGCGCCGGTCGAAGGGTTGGAGGTTGTGGCGTATCGGTACCGCCATGTCGATTACGTCAACTGGACATATAGCGAAAGCAAACACCCAAGGCCCGACATTCATAACGAAGAACTCGTCACCCGCCCGCAGGCCGGAGCCATCATTGCTGAGCTTCAAGCTAAAGCCAAGGATTACCGGGAACATTCCGAAAGACTGGAAAAGCGTCTCGAACGCGAGGAAGTCACCCGCTCGCGGGCTGTGGAGCTATTGGCGGCGAAGGATGCAGAATGGCAAGTCGCCGCAAATCTTGGTTCTGAGGTGAACAGAAATCTAGCGAGCCGTGTCAATGCCCTCGAAGCCGACAACGCAGCGCTGACTGCGCGGGTTAAGCGGCTTGATACGCCGTATAATCCAATGGCCGAGGCGCTGGCTACGGACAAGGTCAAAACCCTCGAAGCCCAACTCGCGGCGGCTGAAAAGGCGCTGGAGCCGTTCAGCAAGTATGCAGCGATGCTGTTCGAGCGGAATTACAACGATACCGATATCATCAATGTCTTTGGCGAGCATCGATTGACTGCGAGAGACTTCTTTGATGCGCGCGTAGCTTCGGAGACAGGACGATGAAGTATATCGCAGTTTTCCATCATTGGTGGATGCACAGCATTCACTTTGAAGTAGAGACAATTGAGGCAGATTGTCTTGATGATGCAGAGATTAAGGCCGATGCAATGGCGCATCGGAAAAGCCGTAGTTTCAATCATTGTAGGTCGATTGTTCTTGAGATTGGAAAAGGTGAGCACCTTATTCGAAGGAGACCAACTTGGCGTGAGAGGTTTACTGGCAGAATAACAAGTACTGCCGCCTTGGAGGCCAAGCCATGAAATTCTCATACGCTTTTACTTTAATGGCAGGCGGTTTTTTGACTTCTGGCTACCACACAATGAACAATCCGCAGGTCGCGACAATGTTCTTCTTGGGAGGTATTGGCAGTTTAGTGATTGCCTCTTGGTCATCAGGAGAAGGCGCATGACCCTCATTGACAGACTATCCAAGCTGGACGGGCCTGATAGGGAAGTGGATGCGGAGATTGATCGCAATTTCGGCTTGCTTGTAGGCATCGGAGCTTTTTCAGGTCCGTGGACACTCTATCCAGATCAAGAACTTTACAAGGAAACCGCGCATTACACCGCCTCTGTAGACGCGGCTATCGCGCTGGCTCGTCGCCTATGGCCTGACATGATGTATCGCGTTGGCAATGATGGTGAAGGACCAGACACCAGCCTTTATCTGGGTGAGATATTCATTCCCGGCGAACAGAAAGACAGCTATTTCACCGGCCACTCGCCGGTTGATGCGGTCAGTCTCTGCATCGCCATCTTGCGCGCAAAGGAGGCTGGACGTGGAAGGTAGAATATCAATTCGATTCTTTGACCGACACGGCGAGTATGCCGGGCGCTTTTGGCACCATGTCCCACGCGTGGGCGATGAAATCATGCTCAACGCTGGATGTCGCTATGTTGGTGATGTTCACGGGAAAGCCGCCTTCTCAGTAAAGCGGGTAGTTTGGGGCGTAGAAGGCCCTAGCGATCACTGTGAATGTGTAAATATCGAGATCGAGTCTCTGTCACCTGAGGTTTCGGGATGAGAGCCTTGACCCCACTTCAAAATGAAACGCTTGCGCTGATTAATCAGGGCAAAGTCTATCAGCAAAAATTCGGATACGGCGCGTGGCGCATTCAAGGCGCTAACCCAACGGTTGTCGGCAAACTCATTTCGATGGGCGTTGCTGAATGGGATCGTGATTGCAAGTCGTTTGTGCGCATTGATTGTGTCCTGACAGATGCAGGCCGTTCCACCCGCCAGACAGGAGACCGTGATGCCAGCTAAAGCGGAACGCATGGCATCCTTGCCACATTCACTCCCGCCCTTCGGGGTAGGCAGACTAAAAGCCGCAGCACTGTTTGATATCAGCCCCAGCCTGTTTGACCGACTGGTCGAAAATGGGCAGCTACCGCAGCCGCGCTTGCTTGGCGGCAGGCTGGTATGGGACGTGGTTGAACTTGGTGAAGCATGGAGATCTGTGCCGCATCGCCGCGAAGATCTTGACGCCCTCAGCACAAACGGCAATCCTTGGGACGAATGAGCACAGATAACAAACTGCCGAAAGGCGTAAGCGTAGATCGGGATCGGTTTCAAAACGTCCGCCTTTATTTCAGAAAGGCGGGACGCCCGAAAGTGCGCCTGCATGAAACACCCGGCACGCACGCTTTTGAGCGTGAGGTTGCCTGCGCTCGTCTTGACATTCCATACGAACCCGAAGGTAAGATGCAGAAGCCCGGTATAACGATAGCCAAGCCGGGCAGCTTGCAATGGTTGCTAGAGCAGTACAAGGCACGGGCGCGAGGGACTGTCACCGACGACACATTCAGTCGTCGTGTCACGATGATCGAAGAGATATGCGACAGTAGAACCAACAAGCATCGTCGAGGCGACCTGCCTTATAAAGCGATGGAAAAGCGGCACATTACCGAGGCTCGCGACGAGTTGCGCGACACAGCTGGCGCTCGCAACAATGTGGTGAAGGCGATTTCAGCGCTCTTTGATTGGGCTGAAAAGAATGGTCTGATCGCAAACAATCCTGCACACGGGATCTCGCGCGGCAAAGCTGACCAATCGTATCATACGTGGACGATTGAAGAAGTCAGACAATTCGAGAAGCATCATCCAGCAGGATCGACAGCGCGTCTATTTCTTCATCTAGGCCTTTTCACAGGGCTGCGCATTTCAGATCTCGCGCAAGTCGGTCGGCAGCACATGCAGAGTGGCTGGTTAAAATATCGGCCCGGCAAGACGCAGCATAGCACCGGCGTTATGGTCGAAATTCCGATCCTGCCAATCTTGCAGAATACCATTGCCGACAGCCAGACAGGCGATCTAACGCTCCTTTTGAATGAATATGGGAAAGCTTATACCAGTGGAGGATTAGGCAACCGCGTGCGTAAATGGTGCGACACAGCAGACCTTCCCCACTGTTCGGCCCACGGACTGCGCAAAGCAGGCGCTACTATAGCAGCTGAGAACGGCGCTACTGACGACGAGCTTATGGCAATCTTCGGTTGGACTACCAAGCAACAGACGACGCTCTACACCCGAAATGCGAATCGTAAGCGTCTGGCTGGCAATGCGATCCACAAGCTGTTGCCGGAGCAAATGGAGAACAAAGTTGTCCCACCAAAACCGGGCTTGCAAAAAGTGGGGCAAAAAGTGACAAAAAAGACAATAAAATCAATGTCATAATTTGCGAATGGTGGGCCCGGAGGGACTCGAACCCCCAACCAAGCGGTTATGAGCCGCCGGCTCTAACCAATTGAGCTACAGGCCCCACGCAACACAGCACCTACCCTAAAGAAAGACGGGACACAAGCTGTCAATTGCACGAGTTGCCCTAATGCGCACATATTCGATTGTCATGCATGCAACTCAAGGCACGATTCATCGAACTTGA
This sequence is a window from Ochrobactrum quorumnocens. Protein-coding genes within it:
- a CDS encoding transcriptional regulator, with protein sequence MADKDEMHQALEVAKSKAGGASSLARALRITPQAVNQWNVVPPERVLEVERFTGVSRHLLRPDVFGSQPDGLLTSVGNTAGVSVSSADRSDTLECVTGFVSSADLPSDEAGARCVNAAQRAPTASSDLVAAP
- a CDS encoding Lar family restriction alleviation protein, whose protein sequence is MLTLKPCPFCGSTASHSQFTGNGFTLPRVKYTEVRCDKCHITTEPQQLLFPDKDKALAAWNTRPAAPVEGLEVVAYRYRHVDYVNWTYSESKHPRPDIHNEELVTRPQAGAIIAELQAKAKDYREHSERLEKRLEREEVTRSRAVELLAAKDAEWQVAANLGSEVNRNLASRVNALEADNAALTARVKRLDTPYNPMAEALATDKVKTLEAQLAAAEKALEPFSKYAAMLFERNYNDTDIINVFGEHRLTARDFFDARVASETGR
- a CDS encoding phage regulatory CII family protein, coding for MRTISEQEQRSLKSATDGAYALAGGISCILPFTRVGTSTLSKYASFNDEHHDSFMPLDVAIEVDRKAKSPTIIKQAAELLGYELVAANAVIDGDHAPLTAMDAHRVMSETMDVSQAVLAALADGRIDAGERKTIAKEAREAMRALEDLLRKVGA
- a CDS encoding helix-turn-helix transcriptional regulator; translated protein: MPAKAERMASLPHSLPPFGVGRLKAAALFDISPSLFDRLVENGQLPQPRLLGGRLVWDVVELGEAWRSVPHRREDLDALSTNGNPWDE
- a CDS encoding MT-A70 family methyltransferase encodes the protein MDAPVHIKIADIDVRDRLREVDASKVEALKQSFAELGMRTPITVRVGEDGLPFVLSAGAHRLEAARELGWLEVPGFIRDESKLDSELWEIDENLARSELSPADRAVFTFRRKELYLEKYPETAHGGDRKSSGQVGHLIDRQERKSFVAATAELSGKSERAIRRDADRGEKICEAALRLLRGTRFDNGTTLDKLKKLPSDVAQIALIEGLKAEDKRVAAESKQARAHTQKVKHAVRMTIAAEIAKRGRETAPGIIQKLYPIIYADPPWKFETHSEITGGEKGAENHYPTMEFDAICRLFKEIGDPATPDAMLYLWVTTPMKGRAINELLPAWGFEYVSEQIWNKVNIGTGYQVRDQHESLLIAKRGKGFSPELGDAAPSLYTQKKRRHSEKPAWFAEQLERIYPDLPKLEMFCRDPRPGWDAWGYEAAGKERC
- a CDS encoding class I SAM-dependent methyltransferase; this translates as MKPIIDMCCGPRMFWFDKKDDRAVFGDIREESHVLCDGRELIISPDRIMDFRNLPFDDETFSLAVFDPPHLVNAGERSWLRAKYGALNRETWREDLRQGFAEAFRVLKPHGTLIFKWNETQIKVREILALTDVQPVVGHVSGKQANTHWICFLKPTCPNGGSDADA
- a CDS encoding tyrosine-type recombinase/integrase; its protein translation is MSTDNKLPKGVSVDRDRFQNVRLYFRKAGRPKVRLHETPGTHAFEREVACARLDIPYEPEGKMQKPGITIAKPGSLQWLLEQYKARARGTVTDDTFSRRVTMIEEICDSRTNKHRRGDLPYKAMEKRHITEARDELRDTAGARNNVVKAISALFDWAEKNGLIANNPAHGISRGKADQSYHTWTIEEVRQFEKHHPAGSTARLFLHLGLFTGLRISDLAQVGRQHMQSGWLKYRPGKTQHSTGVMVEIPILPILQNTIADSQTGDLTLLLNEYGKAYTSGGLGNRVRKWCDTADLPHCSAHGLRKAGATIAAENGATDDELMAIFGWTTKQQTTLYTRNANRKRLAGNAIHKLLPEQMENKVVPPKPGLQKVGQKVTKKTIKSMS
- a CDS encoding XRE family transcriptional regulator, which encodes MDEIMLFTSHPHMNETQLAQRIGTAIRTARRQRGLVMRDIAQAAGVSTGAVGNWERGANTLSMENLQAVSAFLGIDPIALSRGEVKFLTENHAISDAEIITDIGHIDTGPLDVEILGVAVGGDDGDFTLNGEVAGYARRPAGIAHLRKVFALHVLSDSMVPRYEPGELLYCGGRDAVAGDDVVIEMFPTDDETVGKAYIKRLIKRTKTEILCKQYNPAQELSFDPYAIKNMWRVIPTRELLGY